Part of the Sphingobacteriaceae bacterium genome, AGTTACAAAGCTCTCTTTAGTCTTAAAAATCTACTTTTAAACAAGTACGATTTTTTGTGAATAAAAAAACCCGGTGATTAACCGGGTTTAGAATTAGAAACTGAGTTTTATTGAACAATTACATCGTCTACATAAATATCGGAATTATAGGTTGTGCTGCCGGTATATTTGAAAGCTACGAAGAAATTTCCGGAGTAACCGTTTAGAATGCTGGTGTTGCTAAGGGTTAAAACACCGGAATTAGTGGTGGCATTCGGGTAAAAGCTACCCGTACCTGCGGCATAAACGGCTCCAACAACCGGAGTCCAATTTGCTGTATTGGCATTGTTTCCAGTAAAATCAGTTGAAACTAAAGCCGTAATAGCATTCGGATGGCCACTATCCCAAAAGCCAAATGCTGTTTTAAAGGACAAAGTCATTGTTGGCGTATAAATAATTGGTGGAGAAATAAAATACATTTCGTTATTGGCATCGCCGCTATTAAAGGCGGAAGCTTTCATGGCTTTAAGTGCACCGTTAATGTTGGTTTTCCAAAGTGCATTTCCAATGCTGGCGTAATTCATCCAGCCATTCGTAGTGAAAGTGGAGTTTGAAGAACCTATGCTCGAAAAATTTTCATTCAATGAAGCTACCGGTGGGGCCAGGGTAAATGAAGGGGGGGGACAACCGGCCGCATTCATTTGTATTTCCTGATAATCACGAATGGTTAATTGCATAGTTGAATTGTATTGAGTAACGATGGCCACCATATACCCTGAGCCGGATGGAATTGGTTTGGCAGCGAAATTGGCATAACCACTAGTTCTTACTGTTACGGAATTTGTACCGCCACAAACTTTTAAAGTTCTGTTTAGTGATGCTTTACCAATTGCATCGGCAAAGGGCATTCCTTTTTCTACAAATTCAGCATTATCTATTCTTACTAATTGAGATTGTAAACTATTGGAGTTTGAGGGAACGCTTCCTGCTAATATTTCGGTAATAGTTACAACTTTTGGAGTTACAATATTGCCGGATGATTGTTTTACTACAGATTTGCCTATATCAACGGAATCAATATAAATCATGTTATTTGCGTTTACTAAATAAAGTCCGTTTAGATTAATTCGAATTTTATCTCCTACCGCAAAACCACCTGTAAATTGCATATTGAGTTGAATCGCACCTCCGTTATCGTCCATGATAAAAGTTTGCTTATAAATATTTCCACTGGTTTCGTCGGCTAAAACCGTGCCATATAAATTAGTATCGCCCATTCCGAATTTATAAAATGTGGAAGATGCTGGAACACGAGCCTTGAGTTGGGCCACGGTTAACTGAGCTGAAGCGTTAACGTTTTTTAGAGGAGGGTGGTCGTATTCTTTTTTACAAAACGTAAATAGCACTATTCCCGTAAGAATTAGAGTTGGATATAAAATATATTTTTTCATTGCTGTTATTTTTTATTTTAAAATGAGAAGTTAACAATAACCATATAGGTAATACCGGTCATATAATAATATTTATTTGGAAATTGATCTAATATGGTGGTATCCCAACGCAATTGTTCGTAGCCACCGGTGATGATATTTTTGTTATTTAATAAGTTATTTATACTGCCATTAAAGCGCAAATAATATTTTTTGCTGATACGGAAAGATTTTCCGGCATTTAAATTTACCGTATAATAGCTTGGTAATTGTTCTTGTCCGATAACTAAATCGGCTTGTTCTAACTCATTGGTTTGAAATTTTCCGCCGGATTCAGCTGTTCTTTTGTCGGGATTTGGTTCAATATATATCTCATCAATAAAATTAAAATTAATACCGGCGAACCAGAATTTTTTACCGTTGTAACTGTAACCAACCCCGGTAACCATTTGCGGAGCACCGCCAATTTTATAATTTTTTAAGTAAGTTGTGCGTTCTTTAAAAATTTCAGTGGCATTGTTATCCTGCCAGGCTTGTAAAACGGGGCGACTATTGTATAAAAACTGTCCATAACCAAACGCTGCTTGTAATCGATGTGCGGTAAATAAAGTTTTTTCTACGCCAATTTCAATGCCCTGATGTTTTTGATCCACATCCGTCATAATTAAATTTACGTTGTTGTTATAACTATCGTGCCAATACGTTCTTACCCAGGTTTGATTATTGATGGATGTGGAATAAGCAGTAAATCTGAATTTAAAGTTTGGATATTTAATAAGGTAATTAAAATCAGAACTTATAACTTCTTCTTGTGTAATACCTTTAACCAAATCATTTCTTACTCTTGGTGAAATAAAAATATTAGCAGCTTCAGGGGCACGTGTTAGGAAGGAAGCATTAACCGTTAAAAAGTGACGGCCGCTTACTTTATAAGTTAAACCTCCTTTTACGCCAACGTTGTTAAAATCCATCACATCACTTTTTCCTTTGCTGGTGGTTGGGAATTTTCCGTTGGCCATAAAACCTTCCCTCCAAATTTGAGATTTAGTGAATGAGAAACCTAAATAGGCATCCACATTTTTCATGGTATATTCTCCCTGTGCCCAAATTTCTCCTTTATTTATATTGGTGGAGTAATCATATCCGTATTTCTCACCTTGTCGAATTTTTCGGTTTGGATTATCAATATCATTTTGAATAACATTAGGGTCAACTCCCAAATTCTCCGCAAACTGATCAACATCCAACCAAAAACTGGCGCCCAACAAATCTTCAGCCGTTTTGTATCTTCTGTTTCTGTAAATATTTCCATTAGCGCCTACACTTAAAAAAATATTTCCCATCCATTCATTATATACCACATTAAAACCGGCATTTTTTAATTTCTCTTCTCTATTCTCTAATATGTAGCGGGCTCTGGTTTCTGTAGTATTTATAACGCCGGGTTCAGAATATAAATTGGCTTTATTCAATGCAATTAAATTATCCCAGTTTATTTGCTGTATACCATCAATATTATTTTCCCATTTATAGGTTAAGGCATCACCGGTTGCATTATCGCCGGTTAAATAATAAAAACTTGGCAAATATCTATAGTATGTAGCTCTTGGATTTTGCGCATCGTTAAAGTTTAATCCTGTTAAACCGGATTTACCGAAATTATAAAATAAGGAAGTGGTCATGCGCGCTGTGCTCGATATTTTATTGATGTGTGACAACATGAGCATGGGTCGGTTTACTTTTTTAACAGAAGCATTGCGCACTTTTCCGTTTTGATATCCCCAGGAATCATTATAATAATTAGTTCCGGTTAAACGATAAGCTTCTAATTGCGCTGCGCTGGAACGTCCTTGCTCAATTGGCGCACCAAATCCGGTAAAGCTGATTAGGTGTTTATCGTTTATGTTTTTATCTACCGATAAATAAAAAGCGCTTGCATTAAAATAGGTGCCCGGAATATAAACTTGATTTCCGTAACGGGAAGATGCACTGGCTGTAACAGCCCATCCATTTTGCATCATGCCGGTTGAGTGCGTGAGCATTACCCGATGCCCATATATTCTATTAGAATTGGCATAAGATACTCTGGTTCCCTTCCGAAATGAAGAAGCCTTGGACTCAATATTAATGTAGCCTCCTGCGCCTGAAAATCCTAATCGATTACTAAAATTTCCGAATCTGGTTTCTACATATCGAGTAACATCATTTAAGCCGCCCCAATTGCTCCATGAACTGAATCCGGTTTCTACATTGTTTACATTTACTCCGTTAATCATGACCTGTTGATTTTCGGCCATATATCCTCTGGTTCTGTAACGTGAAGCGCCAAACTGAAAACTGGCAAATTGTAAAAAAACATCTCTGCTCGAAGAAAGTAAAGACGATACATCCTGTTGTTCTAAATCAGCATCTACATCGCCACCTGAAGTGCTAAATATAGGTATGTTGAATTTTGTAGAATTGCTGTCATTTTGCAAGTCGTGGATATGCGTAGAGTCAATTCCGCTTTTTACAGGTTCTTCCTGTGCAATAGTAGTTATGGAAAATAACACCAAAACAGCTATTAATAATTTATGTGATTTCATTGTTGACTTTCAGTTTAATTAGCGAGCGGCTTCGGAAAAAATAATTGAGAACCAATTTATCTTTCTTCAAGGGTTTTCACTCCAAGGTCAATTTGCGAATCAAATATAGGACTTTAGGATACTGGGGTTGTTAACTAAATATTAACAAAAAATAATATTATTACAATTTAAATTGATGTAGAATTTGCTTTGTATTGAACTCGAATTAAGCATGTGTATTTTTAATTTATTACTTTTGGCGTTATGCAAATGAACAAATTAAGCTTAATTTTTTCTCTTTTACTTTTAATTGCTATTCCTACCGAAGCACAGAAATTAGATAAAAGTAAAAAGTACTATATAGCCAATATTGGTTTTTGGAACGTGGAAAATTTATACGACACCTTAAATGACCAATGGAAAAATGATGAGGAATTTACTCCGGTTGGAACGAATGCGTGGAATGGAAAAAGATACTGGACTAAAATTGATCGCTTGGCAGAAGTGATTGCCATGATGGGAACCGATGCGTCGCCCGACGGATTAGCCATTTTAGGGTTGTGTGAAATTGAAAATAAAAGCGTAGTTGAAGATTTAGTAAAATCAAAAAGAATAGCATCCCGCAATTATCAGATCGTTCATATTGAAGGACCGGATGCTCGGGGTGTTGATCCTTCTTTTATTTATAATCCTAATTATTTTAAAGTAATCAAAGCTGTATCGTATCATGTTAAAGTGGTTACAGATACAGCCCATAAAACCAGAGATATATTAGTGGTTAGTGGTTCTTTTGTTGGGGAGCCTCTAACTGTTTTAGTAAATCACTGGCCATCCAGAAGAGGAGGGGAACAGGGTAGTCGACCAAACAGAAACGAGGCCGCTCGAGTGTCGAGGCATATTGCGGATAGCATTACAGCTTTGAATCCAAAAAACAAAGTAATTATTATGGGTGATTTAAACGATGATCCAAATAATATGAGTGTGAAAGAAGTGGTAAAAACATATGGTGATTTAAAAAAGCGAGATTCCAATAAATATTTTAATCCGATGGAAACTCCATTTAAAGAAGGAATAGGAAGTTTGGCTTGGGGAGATAGTTGGAATTTATTTGATCAAACTTTATTGAGTGACGCTTGGGTTTCTGGTAATTATGAATCTTGGCAATATTACAAAGTGAGAATATTTAATAAATCATTTTTAAAGAGCGATTACGGAAATTTTAAAGGATATCCGAACAGAACGTACGCGGGTGGATCGTATATCGGCGGATACAGTGATCACTTTCCGGTTTACATCACTATTGCAAAGGAAAATACGGGGAAATAATTATTTATTCATTTCCTGGAAAGCCAGATTAGCGAGTAATCCTGTTCCACATTCCAAAGCACTTTCATCTATATCAAAGGTGGCGGTGTGTACGCCTGAATTAATTCCTTTTTTTTGATTTCCGGTTCCTAAGCGGAAAAAACAGCTGGAAACTTTTTGGGTGATAAAAGCAAAATCTTCGGCAGTCATTCTTAAGGGAAGTTCTTCTACATTATTTTTACCTAAATAATCAATGGCGTTAGTCATGCAATCTTCTGTGAAATTTTCATCATTCACCAAAAAGGGATAACCTTTTTCAATTTTTATTTCTGAAGTAATGCCGTATAATTCTGATTTATCCTGCACTATTTTTTTTAATCGGTTGTGTATTTCATTTCTCCACTCTTCATTCATGGTTCGCATGGTGCCGGCAATTTTCACTTCATTAGGAATAATATTGGTTGCTCCTTGTCCTTCAATTTTTCCGAAAGCCACTACGGTTGGAATATTTTCACCGGGAGTTCCTTTTAGGCTGTGTGCGTGCATAAACGCAATATTAATTTCCAGTAAAAGTTCGGAAGCGATTAATAAAGGATTTACATATTCATTGACCATGGCCGCATGTCCGCCTTTTCCGTTTACGGTAATGTAAAGTTCATCGGTTGAGGCCATATACATTCCTTTTCTGAATCCAACTTTTCCGGCTTCCATACTTGGATAAACATGCAAGGCAATGGCCTTATCTACTTTTGGATTTTCTAAAAGACCTTCTTCAATCATTAACTTTGCCCCACCGGGCAATACTTCTTCTCCGGGTTGAAAAACTATTTTTATTGTACCCTCAAATTCATCTTTTAATTGATTTAAAATTATAGCGGCACCCAAAACACAACTGCTATGTACATCGTGTCCGCAAGCATGCATCACTCCGTCAATTGTAGAACAATAACTTACTTTATTTTTTTCCTGAATAGGAAGTGCATCCATGTCTCCTCGAAGCAATATGGTTTTTTTATCCGGATTTTTCCCTTTTATTATTGCTATGATTCCGGTTTTAACATGTCCGGTAGTAAAAGGAATGCCGGCTTCTGTTAAATGTTTTTGAATAAATTCAGAAGTTTTAAATTCTTGAAAAGAAAGTTCGGGGTGGGCATGTATATGTCTGCGTATCTCCAGAATTTTCGGAAATAAAGATTTAGCTAATTCTTTTATTTTGTTTTTACTCATTATTTATTCATCAACATTTTTATACCAACTACCACCAACATGGCTCCGAAAATTTGTTTTACGATTTTGGTGTCAATACCAATTACCAATTTACTTCCTAAATAACTGCCCAATACAAAGGTTAAGCCAATAATAAGGGCATTTTTATAATCCACATAACCGCCTTTGTAATAATTATAAACGCCTAAAATGCCAATGGGAAATAAAAACATGAACAAGGTTGTGCCTTGTGCCATCTTCTGATCCATATTTAAAAAGTAAACCAATACCGGCACGATAATGATTCCCCCGCCTATGCCAACTAAGCCACTAAAAAAACCGGCAATTAATCCAACGATAAGAAGTATTACGAGTTCATTCATTAGAAATCGGTGGCCAGTGAAAAATTAACTATTCTTTTTTGAACCTGAAAGGCATCAACTCCCCATCCAAAATCTAAACGACAGAAATAACCTAATAATCTTGATCGAATACCAAATCCATAACCGCCTACTAATGGATTCTTTGGATCCACTACCGTAATTATAACGCCCGTACCTTCCTGGTAATACGATTTTACATTTCGTACATTGTCATCACTTAGTGGATTAGTGCCGTACCAGGCCATTCCTAAATCTCCAAAAAGACAAACCTGAAAATTGTTTAAGAAATCAGATCTTAGATTTCTATTAGTGAAATATCGAATGATAGGTATTCTTAATTCAGAGTTGTAAACTAAGAAGTTATTTCCATTACGGATGTTTTGATTAAATCCACGCATATTTGTGGCTAAAGTTTGAAATCCGTATTGCTCAGGCTTCACAATATTAATGTTGTTATTGAAATTTGGATTCAACCAATTATCTACTCCGCCTAAATAAAATATTAAACGATCGGTTCCTAAGGAGTTACCTCCGGCAAATCGGTTACAGAATGTGATTTGGCGGTGTACTTTTTGATAATGCCTGATATCAAATCCGGAAGTAAATAAATTTCTTCGGGTGGTGTCATAAAACCCCCAATATTCGGTCCATACTTTTAAACGCCAGCCGTTAAAAATATTCAACATCACTTTTCGGGTGTTATCAAAAATATATTCTAAACGCACACCGGCCATATTCTGAAAAACAGGTTTAACGGGCAAAGTTAAATCACCGTTGGATAAAAAGTTTGCCTTATCGTTTCTATACATGATAGAAAGTCGCGTGGCTGAAACGGGATTAAAAGGGTATTTAACCGAATATTTTACAATATGGGTATTAATTTTAGCAAAAATATTTTCTGCAAAATCAGTAAGCACCGGAACTCTGGCAAAGGTTTGACGGTCTACTAATATTTGATGGTCGAATAATTTTTTTCTTTGTTCCCAGCTTAGCATAAACTCGTTATCCAGGGATGGGTTTATTCTGAATCCGCCTGTGATTCGCTGGTCTTCAAATAAATCACTGATACCAATTTTAGTCAGAAAGTTAAAGCCCGGATTTAAATAAACGGGAGAACCCCCTCCGGCAAAAAACTGATAATTATTTGCAAGAAAGGAATTATCGAATTGGGTAACTACATAATCACTGTAAAATGACGTATAATAGTTTTTTTGAATGGGAAATCGGAATGCATTGCTGCCGTGCTTTTTTCTTAACGAATCGGCATTTGATATATTATCTGAACCGTTATTCTCATTTTTATTTTTAGCATTCGGGGCATTTTCTCCTGCAAAAGTGTAATTGTCAAAATCTATTCCATTGTTATTTTTACCGGTTTCATTTTTTTCCGGAGTCCGCACTTCTGAAGGTTTTAATTCAATGTAATCCTGAGGGTCCATGATAATAGGCCGCGGAGCGTATTTGTACCAGGTATTTACGGGTTCTTTTTGATTAACTGCGGTGAGTTCGGGTAGTGTACTCAGAAGAAGCATGTCTTTTCCTTTGGAAGTTATAGCCTCAGTTACATGAGTTCCTTTGGTGTTGATTTGCTGATCTAAAATGTTTCTGTCGAAATTAGTAACCGGCTTTGAATTGAAAAAATAACGATAGTGTTCTGTGGTGTCTACATAAGCTATACTGCTGTCAAATTCAGCAATGTATCGGTTATATATTCCGTTTTTATCACCTAAATAAGTAACCGAGTTGTTCTTGTAAATTTGTGCTTTGGTTTCATTGGTCTCAGGGGTATTGGTTACTCTCACTAATACTTTGGAAGTGAAAGGATATTTAGCCATAAACAAATCTTTGTTTCTTTTTATTTTGACAAAATAATTAGCGTCGTCTTTTGCATTTATAGTGTCGTTTTGTCTGTTACTTTCAAAAACCAAATATTTATTTCCCTTTACAAAAACCGGATGATTATCATCCCAAATATCATTGGTTAGTTGTTCAATTCCGCTGCTGTTTAATGAAAATACAAAAATATCAGATTGTCCTTTCCCTTTTTTAATTCCGCTTAATGCTAATTTTTTCCCATCGGGGCTAAAAGAAAAACTGTTTATTTTTTCAAAGCCGGGTAAGTTTCTTTTTACTACTTCTTTTGTTTCTGTATCATAAGTGTGCAAAATGAGTTGATTTCTTCTTTCATACACCATGGCTACAATTTTGTTGTTGGGGTGCCATTCCAACAAGGGGTAATTGTAATCGTCCAACTGTTCAACTTTTGGACCGTATTTTAAAATACGTTTTTGCTTTTTACCTTCAACATCTTTTAAGTACACTCGAAGTTGATTAAGTTCATTGGTTGCATAAACTATTTGAGTGGCATCACCATTTACTCTGGGTTGGTAATAATGTTTGCTTTCTTTATATTTTTTAATGATGCTGTTGTTTCTGATCGGAGATCTTCGGGTAGAATCTTTAAACATAAATAGATGTCTGTTTTGCGCATCAATTAAATCATATACCAAATTGCTTTGTGAAGTACCCAATACCCAGGTAAAACCATGATCGGGGGAACGATAAATTTTGGTCATGTATAACAGAGAAGGTATTTGTGATTCTCCGTAAGTATCCACAATGAAATACCAAAGCGCGTGTCCTGCATTGGCCGCTTGCTTACCGGTTAATTTATTAAAATTGCTGAAATGATTATTTTTAAGTGCGTCATAAAGTAAGTTATCACTATAAGAAGTCCATCCTTCTGATAACCACTTTACGAGTCCGGCGGTGAACCATTCGGGTAAATTGAGTAGGGTAGAATTTCGGATCATATCGCGCGTATTTCCTGAATAAAGCACCTGGTTTACCATCAATTCGGCTAATGCGGCACAAACTTGTCTGTCTAAATCAGACTGCGAACCGTTATAAAATACGCTAACTTTATCGCCAATTATTCGGGTAACGCCACCGGTGTTACTTTGCTCTTCGCTGCTCAATCCTAAATTACTTTGTTTAAAATCCTCTTGATTATTATAAACGATGATATTTATTTTATCATCAACTTGATGATCCAGACGTTTCTCTAAAATAGGAATTTGTCGGTTTGCGGATACGGAAACATATTTCGCAATTTCATTCCCTCCCTGGTAAAAATACACACGGTATCTTTCAAAGTCGTAATACGTCCAAACAAATTTTTGAAGCTGAATTCTGTTTTTGCCAAAATCCATTTGATGGCCGTAATTAAACTGAGCATTTAAAATAAGTTTAAACCCCAATAATAATATAAGTAATAGGCTCTTCCTGCTCATAATTTGCGACTTTTAAAGGTAGTGAATTTTAACGCTTAAATGGCTAAAATTTGTGATTTTTTAAGCGTGTTCTAGGTGCTAAAACGTTTATGAATACCCCAATATAAACACAGAAACCAATAAAGATTTAATCTTGAATAGCTGAGCGCTCAAGCTAAAGGCAAAAAACAAAGGATAATTGAGCAATTGTACTCTTAATCCAACAATTTTAAGTCATCAATGGCGTTTCCGGCAATGCCCTTCACAGATCCATAAAACTGAGTGGTGTTACTTAAAACCTTATCTAATTGTTTTTCCCTTTCCTTCCAAATTTTTTCCATTTGTAGCTTTTCGCGGGTGATACTGTCCTTCATGGCTAAAAAACCTTCTACAATAGCTTCAATATTCTGCCTGAATTCCAGTCCGGTTAAATAATTGTAAAGCAAACTCATTTTATCGCTTTTATTTTCCTGAGTTACCATGGCGCTATGAATTTTTATTAAACTTTCCCTTAACACAAAGCTTAGCGCCCGTGCTTCAGCAAATCTGCAAATCCAAACTCCGTCTTTAAATCCAAAATGATTCATGTCTTTAGGTAAAACTTCGCTTACAATTACGGCAATATCTGCCTGTTGGGCACGCATGTCGTTTTTTAATTTTTCAATCCACTCAGCAGCAAAGTTTTTGGTTCTTTTACTTTCGTAAATTATTTTACCACAGGTTTTTCCGGCACTGTTTTTCACAAATAATGTACAATCTGCTCCTTTAATTCCTTTGGCTACTTCTTCAATTTCATCTTGCGGAAAACTTTCACGTAATAAATCTTCTAAAGCTAATTCCTGTACTTCACCTTGCAATTGCATGCTGCCTTGCTCAGATTTTTTCTTCATTTCCTCAATCAGCTTCTTCTGATCTTCCAATTGTTTCTCATATTCCCTTAATTTCAAAGAATTTTTCTCCTGCTCTTGTTTTTGAATTTGTTCAGATATGACAAGGCGTTGCGCATTAATTTGTTTCTGCATTTCAAGTTCAAATTCCTGCTCTTTGGTTTTTAATTCCTGTTCTTTTTTAAGAAATTCAAGTTCTTTGGCTCTCGATAATTTTAATTTATTTTCAAATTCCTGATTAGTTTCCTGTAAAATCTTGAGTTTATTTTCAAAATCAGAATTAAGTGTTTTTCGGATGTTTTCTTCCAAAAAATCCTTTTGTTTTTTTAAAGAATCTTTCAATTGATTTTGCAATTCCTTTTCCTTCTTTTTGAATTCCTCATCTTTTTTCAGTTTCCAATCTGCCGCCTCTTTTTTTAGTTTATCCTGAATAGCGGCTTTCATAGATTCCGCCACTTCAAAATCATTACCGCATTTGGGGCATTTAACTGTTGAATTATTGCTCATAACCTCCCTTAAATTATGGTGAATTTATGGTTTTTATTTTTTTTATTTGACTGCATTTTTCAATTGTTTAAAAACAAGTGTAAAATTTTAATTGAATGAAAGAATTAATTTTAGTCAGGCATGCAAAAAGTGAATGGGGAACTGACAACCTAAAAGACATAGATAGACCTCTAAATGCCCGGGGTTATGCCGATGCTTATAGAATGAGCAAGTGGTTTAAAATGGAAAAGTTACCGCCGGATTTAATAGTGGCTAGTTATGCCACCCGAACTTTGAGTACGGCTTTTATATTTGCCCGTGAATTTGAATACGCCAGCGAAAAACTGAGTATTACAGAATCTTTTTATGAGGCTAAAGCACAAAAAATATTAAGTTTTATAGGCAAGCTGAACAAAGATATTGAAAGGCCTATGCTGTTTATGCATAATCCGGGAATAACCGAATTAGTGAACAGTTTAAACGAAGATGTTTTTATGGATAATGTTCCTACCTGCGGTATTGTAAGTATCCAGTTCAGTATTAAAAATTGGTCGGATATAAATAATGCTAAGGGTCAACTCAATTATTTTCATTTTCCAAAGGACTTTAAAGAAAACGCGTAAATTATGAGCATTAAAAAAAATATGCCTTATATCAATCGCGAAATCAGTTGGCTTTCGTTTAATGAGCGTGTTTTGCAAGAAGCAGCCGACAAATCGGTTCCTTTAATTGAGCGATTAAAATTTCTGGGAATTTTCAGTAATAACCGAGATGAGTTTTACAGAGTACGAGTTGCCACAGTTAAACGTTTGAGTAAATTGGGAAAAAAAGCATTGGCTTTTTATGATGAAGATCCTGCTGAGTTGTTAAGTCGACTACAGCGTAAAGTAATTCAACAGCAAATCACCTTTGAAGAAATTTATAGTGAGTTGAAGTCAGAGTTGGCTGAAAATGATGTATTCATCATTAATGAAAAGGAACTAAAACAAAATCAGCAAGAGTTTGTCCGTAATTATTTTAATCAGGTTGTAAGTTCTACTTTGTTTCCTGTAATGATTGATGATCAGAAGGAGTTTCCGTACATGAAGGATAAAGCCAGTTACATGTATTTAAAGTTGGAATCCATTTTGAATAAACAAAAGAATAAATATGCGTTAATTGAAATTCCTTCTAAAATCATCAGTCGCTTTGTTCGATTACCGGATCAAGGAAATAAAAAATACATCATTTTGCTGGATGATGTGATTCGCTTTAATACCGATCAGATTTTTGATGTTTTCGGTTATAGAACGGTTGAGGCATACAACATAAAACTAACTAGAGATGCCGAATTGGATATCGATAGTGATTTGAGTAAAA contains:
- a CDS encoding histidine phosphatase family protein; amino-acid sequence: MKELILVRHAKSEWGTDNLKDIDRPLNARGYADAYRMSKWFKMEKLPPDLIVASYATRTLSTAFIFAREFEYASEKLSITESFYEAKAQKILSFIGKLNKDIERPMLFMHNPGITELVNSLNEDVFMDNVPTCGIVSIQFSIKNWSDINNAKGQLNYFHFPKDFKENA